Proteins found in one Desulfobacterales bacterium genomic segment:
- the cbiQ gene encoding cobalt ECF transporter T component CbiQ, producing MTFERFSQGDSLLHRTNTRVKLIAAMALTLVIALGHGFYTGLAGLLTGIILLLLSRLGPGQVLGRLLLVNGFIAFLWLTLPLTYPGDALARLGPISISRQGVELAALITIKANAIILVFITLLATSTVAELGRGLEGLRLPNKLCLLLLFSYRYIFVISREYQRLARAARLRCFRPGTNLHTYRTYGHLFGMTLVKSWNRAARVEQAMLLRGFDGRFYSLDEPMMTRSDLILLFTIMAVVITLGVIEIMN from the coding sequence ATGACCTTTGAAAGATTCAGCCAGGGCGACTCCCTGTTGCACCGGACCAACACCCGGGTCAAGTTGATCGCGGCCATGGCCCTGACCCTGGTGATCGCCCTGGGCCACGGTTTTTATACCGGCCTGGCCGGACTGTTGACCGGCATCATCCTGTTGCTGCTCTCCAGGCTCGGGCCGGGCCAGGTCCTGGGGCGGCTGCTGCTGGTGAACGGCTTTATCGCCTTTCTCTGGCTTACCCTGCCCCTGACCTACCCGGGGGACGCCCTGGCCCGGCTCGGCCCCATAAGTATAAGCCGGCAAGGGGTGGAACTGGCCGCCCTGATCACCATCAAGGCGAACGCTATCATCCTGGTGTTCATCACCCTGCTGGCCACTTCCACGGTGGCGGAACTGGGCCGCGGCCTGGAGGGTCTGCGGCTGCCGAACAAACTCTGTCTGCTGCTGCTCTTTTCCTACCGCTATATCTTCGTGATCAGCCGGGAATACCAGCGGCTGGCCCGGGCCGCCCGGCTCCGCTGCTTCCGGCCCGGCACCAACCTGCATACCTACCGGACCTATGGCCATCTCTTCGGCATGACCCTGGTGAAGAGCTGGAACCGGGCCGCGCGGGTGGAACAGGCCATGCTGCTGCGCGGTTTTGACGGCCGCTTTTACAGCCTGGATGAACCGATGATGACCCGGAGCGACCTGATATTACTGTTCACAATCATGGCTGTGGTGATTACACTCGGAGTCATTGAGATTATGAATTGA
- a CDS encoding energy-coupling factor ABC transporter ATP-binding protein, translated as MPLLLELKDISFAYPGAARPVLDRVNLALQERQRIGLIGPNGCGKTTLFHLVVGLLTPRAGTLFFRGRPVRNEKEFRQLRREVGLLFQDADDQLFSPTVLEDVAFGPLNLGAGPAEARKTARRTLGELGLADLEKRVTHQLSGGEKKLVSLATILAMQPRALLLDEPTNNLDPATRDRLIEILDRLDLARIIISHDWDFLAETCRDIQAMDHGRVAQCDKSCLHDHRHIHPYGSHPHRHGG; from the coding sequence ATGCCCCTTTTGCTCGAATTAAAAGACATCTCCTTTGCCTATCCCGGCGCGGCGAGACCGGTGCTGGACCGGGTAAACCTTGCCCTGCAGGAACGGCAGCGGATCGGCCTGATCGGTCCCAACGGCTGCGGCAAGACCACCCTGTTTCACCTGGTCGTGGGCCTGCTCACGCCCCGGGCCGGCACTCTCTTTTTCAGGGGCCGGCCGGTGCGGAATGAAAAGGAGTTCCGGCAACTGCGCCGGGAGGTGGGCCTGCTCTTCCAGGATGCCGACGACCAGCTCTTTTCTCCCACCGTGCTGGAGGATGTGGCATTCGGCCCCCTTAACCTGGGCGCCGGCCCGGCCGAGGCCCGGAAGACGGCCCGCCGGACCCTTGGTGAACTGGGCCTGGCAGACCTGGAAAAACGGGTCACCCACCAGCTTTCCGGGGGCGAGAAAAAACTGGTGTCCCTGGCCACCATCCTGGCCATGCAGCCCAGGGCCCTGCTCCTGGACGAGCCGACCAACAACCTGGATCCGGCCACCCGGGACCGGCTGATCGAGATCCTCGACCGGCTTGATCTCGCCCGGATCATCATCTCCCATGACTGGGACTTCCTGGCCGAGACCTGCCGGGATATCCAGGCCATGGACCATGGCCGGGTGGCACAGTGCGACAAATCCTGCCTCCATGACCATCGCCACATTCACCCCTACGGCAGCCACCCCCACCGGCATGGAGGATGA
- a CDS encoding TonB-dependent receptor, which produces MKARSSGRLASVPAPAIILALGAIAAGATTTALAGQAAPETPAVLQEVVVTGTRTPHTLKDVPVETVVVSREDIARTNAQNTMAVLASIPGVSTSAHDDTFGTYTWHATMRGLSFNDGYALILVDGERVMGPGQSGGMGEYGIGLNQIPVEMIERIEVVKGPGSALYGSDAMAGVINIITRRIPKKQVIGVGAAHGWYTVKERIKNNVVQKPSQQNRNQSQAYVYFGDHPLEKIGYLLQYNYESAQDSGRSRIDSERHSLLAKVDADLTGRTKLSVKGEVSDYEKKDNRKEESYRLSTRVNWQAGEEHLFSLKGFTYNWNFNHGFVDNTYGHKYGDIAYHQAEGQYTWLANETHALTSGAEFQRQSIDYTIDNPDGSRVAVNRDVDIFSLYLQDEITLLDGEMSLVPGIRYDDHSTFGAEFNPKLSAMYRLSGATTLRASVGRAFKSPTIRQLYYDAPYNHGSFYAQSNPGLKPETAIGYSVGVEQWLRENSIMFSAGYFRNQVKELVIREDSGTLYNGKPLLLYRNVEEATIQGIEILSRIWPAEDLSLAISYTYTDSENKENGNNLTYTPEHQLSLTPAYELPDYGLGMSATISCNSKQYTNTANTAQINGHTVVDAKIYKQLGPTAKLSLEADNVFDSDKGDEANFRTGRTFMVKLDFSF; this is translated from the coding sequence ATGAAAGCACGTTCAAGCGGCAGGTTGGCGTCGGTTCCGGCCCCTGCCATAATCCTTGCCCTCGGCGCCATTGCGGCCGGGGCAACGACCACGGCCCTGGCCGGCCAGGCAGCCCCGGAGACGCCGGCGGTTCTGCAGGAGGTGGTGGTGACCGGCACCAGGACCCCCCACACCTTGAAGGACGTACCAGTGGAGACAGTGGTGGTGAGCCGGGAAGATATCGCCAGAACCAATGCCCAGAACACCATGGCGGTCCTGGCGAGCATCCCTGGTGTATCCACCTCGGCCCACGACGATACCTTTGGCACCTATACCTGGCATGCCACCATGCGCGGCCTGAGCTTCAACGACGGCTATGCCCTGATTCTGGTCGATGGCGAGCGGGTCATGGGTCCGGGCCAGAGCGGCGGCATGGGGGAATACGGTATCGGCCTCAACCAGATCCCGGTGGAGATGATCGAAAGAATCGAGGTGGTAAAGGGGCCTGGCTCGGCCCTGTACGGCAGCGACGCCATGGCCGGGGTGATAAACATCATCACCCGGCGAATCCCGAAAAAACAGGTGATCGGCGTTGGCGCCGCCCATGGCTGGTACACGGTCAAGGAGCGGATCAAGAACAACGTGGTCCAGAAACCTTCGCAGCAAAACCGCAACCAGTCCCAGGCATATGTTTATTTTGGCGATCATCCCCTGGAAAAGATCGGTTACCTGCTGCAATACAACTATGAGAGCGCCCAGGACAGCGGCCGGAGCCGGATCGATTCCGAGCGCCACTCCCTGCTGGCCAAGGTGGATGCCGACCTGACCGGCCGGACCAAACTCTCTGTTAAGGGCGAAGTAAGCGATTATGAAAAAAAGGACAACCGCAAGGAGGAGAGTTACCGGCTATCGACCAGGGTGAACTGGCAGGCCGGCGAGGAGCACCTCTTTTCGCTCAAGGGTTTCACCTATAACTGGAACTTCAACCATGGCTTCGTTGACAACACCTATGGCCACAAGTACGGCGACATCGCCTATCACCAGGCAGAGGGACAGTACACCTGGCTGGCCAATGAAACCCATGCCCTTACCAGCGGCGCCGAATTCCAGCGCCAGTCCATTGACTACACCATTGACAACCCGGACGGCAGCCGGGTTGCGGTCAACAGGGATGTGGATATCTTCAGCCTGTACCTCCAGGACGAAATCACCCTGCTGGACGGGGAGATGAGCCTGGTGCCCGGCATCCGTTACGACGACCACTCCACCTTTGGCGCCGAGTTCAATCCCAAGCTCAGCGCCATGTACCGGCTTTCCGGGGCAACAACGCTGCGGGCCTCGGTGGGCAGGGCCTTCAAGTCCCCCACCATTCGCCAGCTCTACTATGACGCGCCCTATAACCATGGTTCCTTTTACGCCCAATCCAATCCAGGGCTGAAGCCGGAAACCGCCATCGGTTACTCGGTCGGGGTTGAACAATGGCTGCGGGAAAACAGCATTATGTTCAGCGCCGGTTATTTTCGAAACCAGGTAAAGGAACTGGTGATCCGGGAGGACAGCGGCACGCTTTACAACGGCAAGCCGCTTTTGCTTTACCGGAATGTCGAAGAGGCCACCATCCAGGGTATCGAGATCCTCTCAAGGATATGGCCGGCCGAAGATCTCTCCCTGGCCATCTCCTATACCTATACGGATTCGGAAAACAAGGAAAACGGCAACAACCTGACCTACACCCCCGAGCATCAACTCAGCCTGACCCCGGCCTATGAGCTGCCGGATTACGGCCTGGGGATGAGCGCCACCATTTCCTGCAATTCAAAACAGTACACCAACACCGCCAACACCGCGCAGATCAACGGCCACACAGTGGTTGACGCCAAGATTTACAAGCAGCTCGGCCCAACCGCGAAGCTCTCCCTTGAGGCGGACAATGTTTTTGACTCGGACAAGGGGGATGAGGCGAATTTCCGCACCGGCCGGACCTTTATGGTCAAGCTGGACTTCTCATTTTAA
- a CDS encoding DUF4198 domain-containing protein has protein sequence MIRRIITATCVVGLLLAAANQALAHFGMVIPSRNIVTQAKKSVQLTLSFSHPFESIGMDLARPEKFYVLKDGKRTDLLGSLKETTVMDHRAWQTTFRVKRPGVYHFAMEPRPYWEPAEDLSIIHYTKTIVAAFGADEGWDRPMGLPTEIVPMLRPFGNYAGNSFTGKVLMGGRPVANAEVEVEFYNQDNSLAAPSDYHVTQVIKADGDGIFTFTCPRAGWWGFAALNQADYTLNNPKGEAKGVELGAVLWIYLDEYQSE, from the coding sequence ATGATTCGCAGAATAATTACCGCAACTTGTGTGGTCGGCCTGCTGCTGGCCGCGGCCAACCAGGCCCTGGCCCATTTCGGCATGGTGATCCCGTCGCGGAACATCGTTACCCAGGCCAAAAAATCGGTGCAGCTTACCCTGTCTTTTTCCCATCCCTTTGAGTCCATTGGCATGGACCTGGCGCGGCCGGAAAAATTCTATGTGCTCAAGGACGGCAAGCGCACCGACCTGCTTGGCTCGTTAAAGGAGACAACGGTGATGGACCACCGGGCCTGGCAGACCACCTTCCGGGTCAAACGGCCCGGGGTCTACCATTTTGCCATGGAGCCCAGGCCTTACTGGGAGCCGGCCGAGGATCTCTCGATCATCCATTACACCAAGACCATTGTCGCCGCCTTTGGCGCTGACGAGGGCTGGGACCGGCCAATGGGGCTGCCCACCGAGATCGTGCCCATGCTCAGGCCCTTTGGCAACTACGCTGGCAACAGCTTCACCGGCAAGGTCTTGATGGGCGGCAGGCCGGTGGCCAATGCCGAGGTGGAGGTGGAGTTCTATAACCAGGACAACTCCCTTGCCGCGCCCAGCGATTACCACGTCACCCAGGTGATCAAGGCCGATGGAGACGGAATCTTTACCTTTACCTGCCCCCGGGCCGGCTGGTGGGGCTTTGCCGCCTTGAACCAGGCCGACTATACCCTGAACAACCCCAAGGGCGAGGCCAAGGGGGTGGAACTGGGCGCGGTGCTGTGGATCTATCTGGATGAGTACCAGTCTGAATGA
- a CDS encoding DUF4198 domain-containing protein — protein sequence MNKKSTLLVMAAAFWAAAVAFTGPASAHDLWLNIDRHFLESPGKTDAKVVFGHNYPHYGILVKQDQLSEFFYISPDGRKTEIEKTREEFSGESYGRPAGARIGEVQCRQEGTYIVAAAKKRKGDKLHVPSEKYAKSIIVVTRGSATISRPVGHRIEIVPLKNPTEVRAGQFLPVKVLYQGKPLATYVYGTYAGYSSEDEPFPVLARSDEQGIARIKIDRPGVWMVVTNHKVDFSASLTFEIK from the coding sequence ATGAACAAAAAATCAACCCTGCTTGTTATGGCGGCCGCCTTCTGGGCCGCGGCCGTTGCTTTCACCGGCCCGGCATCAGCCCATGACCTCTGGCTGAACATTGACCGTCATTTTCTGGAATCTCCCGGAAAAACCGATGCCAAGGTCGTTTTCGGCCATAATTATCCCCACTACGGGATCCTGGTAAAACAGGACCAGCTCAGCGAATTCTTCTATATATCGCCCGACGGCCGGAAAACAGAAATAGAAAAAACAAGGGAAGAGTTCAGCGGCGAAAGTTACGGCCGGCCGGCCGGGGCCAGGATCGGGGAGGTGCAGTGCCGCCAGGAGGGCACCTATATCGTGGCAGCGGCCAAAAAGAGAAAAGGGGACAAGCTGCATGTGCCGTCCGAGAAATATGCCAAGTCAATCATCGTTGTCACCAGGGGTTCCGCTACGATCAGCAGGCCGGTGGGCCATCGCATCGAGATCGTGCCGCTGAAGAATCCCACTGAGGTGCGGGCCGGTCAATTTTTACCCGTTAAGGTGTTGTACCAGGGAAAACCCCTGGCAACCTATGTTTACGGCACCTATGCCGGCTATTCCTCGGAAGATGAACCCTTTCCCGTTCTCGCCAGGAGTGATGAACAGGGCATCGCCCGGATCAAGATCGACCGGCCGGGGGTCTGGATGGTGGTGACCAATCACAAGGTCGATTTCTCCGCCTCCCTGACCTTTGAAATCAAATGA